In Chryseobacterium sp. C-71, the genomic window TATAAATTTATAATTAGGTATTTTCTTGAAAATTTCTCGTATTGCCTTACCTTTGGTAAAAAGAGAAGATTCAGTTTTTAGGAATATTGTTTCTTCTGCTAATTGCGGAGATATATTTCCTTGAGTAAATATTAATTTTGCTGAATCAGAATGGTTTGATGTAAAAATGAAGAAATTTTTTGTATCATTTTTGGCAATGAATAAAATAAATTTATTACAAAAACCGCATTCTCCGTCGTAAATAATTATATTTTTTGGCATAAAGGTTTTTATTTTATTTTTTTACATTTAATCGATTGTTTACCTTGCTTCATTTCAATACCGTCTACTTTTCCTTTTTTATCAAGCAGAAAAAGAAGATTTGCCCCATTCTCAAACGCATAAAAGGAATTTTCACCTTTCCTTTCCAAGAGTACTTTTTCGCTGTCTTTTCCGTTATTATACATACTTAGAAATAGATGATTTTTACCGGCCAGAGTTATCTGGAAAGTACCTAAGGTTATTAATCCTGCAAGTTGTGCCTTATACACACCTATGTAATTTATAGTTGGCTGTGCTGTTTTGCTTTCGTATTTCGAAAAGTTTGGGTACTTATATTTTTTATCATAATATTTTGAAAGTACACCTAGTACAACTTCATTTAGCTTGATGTTTGTTCCGTTGGATAATATAATTATACTAAGATTATCATCTGGGAAATATCCTGCAAAAGAATGAAATTCATCAATTCTACCAGAGTGACCATATCCTGTCTTTTCATAGAATGGTGCTTTAAATAAGCCATATCCAATTCCATTGACTACATAAGTATCCTGCATTTGTTTTAATGAATTCTCCGAAACTAATGTGCCTTTGAATAATTCTTGCATTAATTTTGATAAATCTTCAGCTGTAGAAACTATTGCTCCGGCAGAGAAAGTAAAGCTTGGATGTGTATCTTGCTCTTTGGCCCATTTTTCTCCATTAAACTTATAAGATGTATTCCTTTTCATATACTCTTTATCACTAGTTTCACAAAAAGTATTTGCCAATCCAATTTTATCAGTAATTCTTATTTTTACATTCTCCGGATATGATTTTAAGGTAATGCTTTCTATAATGTATCCTAAGAGCAAATAATTTGAATTACTGTAATAGCTGTCTGAACCAGGCTTGAATTGAGGTTTTCCCATCTCGATAAGTTTTAGCATATCATTTTTGCTAAAATTATTTTTTTTTGAAATGTAATAATCTTCCCAGTCTAGATAGTTGTAAATTCCACTTGTGTGATTTAAAAGATTTGCAATAGTTATTTTATCAGCATTTTTAATATTGGGATAGAATTGATCAAGTTTTGTATTAATATTTAGTTTGCCTTCCTCTATAAGTTGAAAAGTGATAATTGCTGTAAAAACTTTTGATATAGAACCTATTCTATATTGATCTGAAGAATCTGAAAATTTGCTAAACCGACCCTTATAGATAACTTCATTTTTTTTTTGAAGCAAAACTGTACCGGAAAAAGCATTATTTTCCTGCAAATAATATAGAAGACTATCAATCGACTTTTTAAAATCACTTCTTTGACCAGATATGAAATTAAAAGCTGTAAATAGTAGTAGGATATATATCTTTTTCATATAGTAAATTTTTTTAGAATTTAATATTGATTATTTGTGATGCGGAATAGGATTGGATTCTAAAAATTCATCTTCATCAACTACATTTGGAAAATAGAAGGCTGATAAATTTAAAACGATCATAATCATCGCAAAAAAATGTAAACCCATAAAAATTGCAATAGACAGATGCATTGATATGGTTAAGTATAACCAAATTTTCTGTGTGGCTTTTATATTGATAAACAGGGGATACAGTAATTCTATTGCTACAGTTGCTATTCCTCCAATAATAAATACAAAATCAGGAAGTTTAAGACTGCTTAAACTGATAAGACCGTTGTAATCATGAGAGTTTAGCGCTTTCCATATTGCTTCTCCGTTCCACCATGTTGCACCTAAAGCTTTGTCTAATCCTGAGAAAAAATAAATTATGCATACATGTGCCTGCAGTAAAATTAAAGACCATTTTACAGAACTCACATTTTGATTGAATTTAAAAAATACATAATCTAAAGATAATTTACTTTTGGGAAAAATTACACAATAAAACAAAACCATTGTTAGAAAAAAATCTGCTCCATAAATATATAAATGCATTGATTTGTAGATGATTATTTGTAATAAAAGCGCAATAATGGCCGATGTTCTGGTAAAAAGCCCTGCTATAAGAAATAATAAAGCAATTACGTAGGTATAAAGAAAAATACGAGCCAGTGAATCAAAGGTAAGATCAGGAAAATATTCATCTAACCTTGCATGAATGCTGTAAATGGTAGGTGAATAGTTGTCTGTTAACGCATCTAATAGTTCAGGCTTGATGTAAGCTCCTTCAAACAATATTTTTGGTATATCTTCCCAAAATGCAATGAGACTTAACAAGGCAAATAAACCTGTTGAAAATCTAAAAAAAAATAACCAATCGATACTAATTTTTTGTTTCATATATCCAAGTTTTTATAGCGAAAAGAGTTGGTGTTTCAGCGTTTACTGTAGATTTTAGCGGAGGAAATTCTACTAATTTATATTCTACTTTTACAGTATTGCATTTATTATCTAAATTATTTATCTGCCGAACTTTTGCAACTAAATTCTGAATCAGCAAGTCGCTGAACCGATGCTTAAGCGTAGGTTCTTTTTCCTTTTGTTCCAATTCTTGCTGTACATATTCGGTTACACTACTAATTAAGCAATGATTTCTTATATTTCCTTCATTTGTCTCAAATGGTAAATTCAGCAAAGTATCGCACGATTCAAAAAACATAGCTCCATGGCTTTTTACACTAGGTGCAAAAAAACCGAAACCTGTTTCAGTTCCTGTATATCTATAATAATTACGAATGATTTTTGAATTATTTTCAAATACCTTGTATTTATAGACAACACCCTCTTGTTCCTTTCCATAAACATGTTTTTGATAAGCTATTATTGTGGTAGTGATCCCAGTAATGAGCAAGCTGATTATGTGAATTGGGAGAAAGTATTTAAACCGATATGTGTAAAGTTTTTTCATAATTATCAGAAAAAAAATGCAGGTCACGATAGTCACGTGACCTGCGTGTTTGTTTTTATATCTTAAAACACTTTAATGTAATACAGATGCTGGAAGATTAGTCTTTTTTGGGTACAAATTCAAGACCTTCTTTTGTGTGTGTCTGCTTTACCTGATCTACTGTAAGATTGTATTCTTTTTCGATCAAAGTTCTGATTTCTTTTTCTTCATCTGCTGATAAATTTGCACCAGTAGCTACTCCGTAAAAATGATCGTTAATTTTAGTATAATTTCCTACGCTTGAATATTTTTCTAAAATTGCTAAAACAGGTGTAGCTGGTGCGGGAACTGTAGGACTATCCCAAGTAATAAAGTTCGCATCAAAAATT contains:
- a CDS encoding thiol-disulfide oxidoreductase DCC family protein, which translates into the protein MPKNIIIYDGECGFCNKFILFIAKNDTKNFFIFTSNHSDSAKLIFTQGNISPQLAEETIFLKTESSLFTKGKAIREIFKKIPNYKFIYFLLLLVNRNLIDLGYTIFSKIRKKITPNYCEIPQQQILKKFI
- a CDS encoding serine hydrolase, whose translation is MKKIYILLLFTAFNFISGQRSDFKKSIDSLLYYLQENNAFSGTVLLQKKNEVIYKGRFSKFSDSSDQYRIGSISKVFTAIITFQLIEEGKLNINTKLDQFYPNIKNADKITIANLLNHTSGIYNYLDWEDYYISKKNNFSKNDMLKLIEMGKPQFKPGSDSYYSNSNYLLLGYIIESITLKSYPENVKIRITDKIGLANTFCETSDKEYMKRNTSYKFNGEKWAKEQDTHPSFTFSAGAIVSTAEDLSKLMQELFKGTLVSENSLKQMQDTYVVNGIGYGLFKAPFYEKTGYGHSGRIDEFHSFAGYFPDDNLSIIILSNGTNIKLNEVVLGVLSKYYDKKYKYPNFSKYESKTAQPTINYIGVYKAQLAGLITLGTFQITLAGKNHLFLSMYNNGKDSEKVLLERKGENSFYAFENGANLLFLLDKKGKVDGIEMKQGKQSIKCKKIK